The genome window CTAAAAGTCTTGACCGTATCTGTACTGTGATTTGGAATAACTTTAACATTATGTGCTgtgttttgaaataataatatggaATACAACTGTcacttttaataactttgacattatttgaaataataatatcaaatcagAGCAAAATCAAATTCATGTTATCTTCTTAACTTTGACGTTACCTCtatctaatttttaaattatggtTATAATTTTGGCTCCCTATTACTCGTGCTATTTGTCATtctaaacaaaattatcaatgaTGACATACAAGTGAAATTAGGaggttatattttttaattttgatatcgagtaaaatatggaatatttaattttaattataactatTGTGAAATAATTGATAAACTTATAACACGTAGTCAATCTATTATTTAAATGGTATATTACTTAAAAGAGtttcatttcatattttaaaaatatatacactttAACATATctgatttttgatataaataaattacaaaacaatAGCAGTGCGCAAATTGCTTgtacatatatttgaatatgataagattatataaattaatttataataattcctTAAATCAATAATTAAGAGATCATATAATAATTACAAACATAGAATAAAATATATGGAATAAGATATATGTTacagatttaaaattgaattataaatatatgatatgcaAAATACAAGAATAGTAAGaatagttataaaattttagctaTATTCTTAAATATTTGACTTCATTTAAtgtaattacatatataaaaacaaatgtttgtaaataaaatataaatcttaatattctcttctttaaattttaaacacaaaattttaaatgagaGATTGATAAAAGAAACCTTAAGCGAGGAAGATGTGTGATTTACCGGCATCAGTATATTCTCTTCAACTAGCATGGACTGGTGGCTGGTTTCATTGTTAGGGGCCGTCATTATATCTTTTAAACACAATTCCTCAACTAAACTGCTCTTCGATAAATCTGGTGcaataacaatttttaatcTACTCTAAATGAAATGTGTATGctaaaaaataaatagcaaatttatattataaagttaacAATATTCAATACAGCCTTTACTCTTAAGTGTATATGTACTGTGATTTGAAATAACTTTAACATTATGTGCTGcgatttaaaataattgttacttttaataactttaacATTTCAATACAACTGTTACTCTTAACCATATATGTACTGTGATTTGGAATAACTTTAACATTACGTGCTAACTACGTGCTAACTTTAACATTTCAATACAGTTGTTACTCTTAATCATATATGTACTGTGATTAGGAATAACTTTAACATTACCTGCTgtgatttgaaataataatatgaaatataactgttacttttaataactttaacattatttgaaataataatatcgaTGAAATAATAATATCGAATCACAGTAATATCAAATTCATGCGTTTATCTTCTTAACTTTGACGTTATTTGCTATCTAAAAGTCTTGATCATATCTGTACTGTGATTTGCTATCTAAAAGTCTTGACCGTATCTGTACTTATTTGTAATAACTTTAACATTATGTGCTgtgatttgaaataataatatggaATACAACTGTTACTTTTAATAACTTTGAcattatttgaaataataatatcaaatcacAGCAATATCAAATTCATGTTATCTTCTTAACTTTGACGTTATCTGCTATCTAAAAGTCTTGACCGTATCTGTACTGTGATTTGAAATAACTTTAACATTAATGTGCTgtgttttgaaataataatatggaATACAACTGTTACTTTTAATAACTttgaaattatttgaaataataatatcaaatcagAGCAAAATCAAATTCATGTTATCTTCGTAACTTTGACGTTATCTGCTACCTAATTTTTAAACTATGGTTATAGTTTTGGCTCCCTAGTCTAATATTAGTgctatttttcattttaaacaaaattatcaatgaTGACATACAAGTGAGATTAGGAggttatattttgtaattttgatatCAAGTAAAATatggaatatttaattataattataactattGTGAAATAATTGAAAAACTTATAACAAGTAGTCAATCTATTATTTAAATGGTATATTACTTAAAAGAGtttcatttcatattttaaaaatatatacactttAACATATCTGATTcttgatataaataaattacaaaacaatAGCAGTGCGCAAATTGCTTgtacatatatttgaatatgataagattatataaattaatttataataattccttaaatcaataattaagagatcatatattaattacaaacatagaataaaatatattgaataaGATATATGTTacagatttaaaattgaattataaatatatgttatgcAAAATACAAGAATAGTAAGAATAGTATAAAATTTTAGCTATATTCTTACATATTTGACTTTATTTAAtgtaattacatatataaaaacaaatgtttatagtataaaatttttaattcaacgaagtgtaaataaaatataaatcttaatattctcttctttaaattttaaacacaagattttaaatgagaGATTGATAAAAGAAATCTTAAGCGAGGAAGATGTGTGATTTAGCGGCATCAGTATATTCTCTTCAACTGGCATGTACGGGTGGCTGGTTTCATATTTAGGGGCCGTCATTATATCTTTTAAACACAATTCCTCAACTAAACTGCTTTTCGATAAATCAGGTGcaataacaatttttaatcTACACTAAATGAAATGTGTATGCTAAAAAATAAGTagcaaatttatattataaagttaacAATATTCAATACAGCCCTTACTCTTAACTGTACCTGTACTGTAATTTGAAATAACTTTAACATCACGTGCTAGCTTTAACATTTCAATGCAGCTGTGATTTGAAATAACTTTAACATTACGTGCTAACTTTAACATTTCAATACAGGTGTACTCTTAACCGTATCTGTACTGTGCTGTGATTTGGAATAACTTTAACATTTCAATACAGCTGTTACTTTTAACCGTATCTTTAACCTACTGTGATTTGGAATAGCTTTAGCATTACGTGCTAACTTTAACATTTGAATACAGCTTTACTCTTAATCGTATATGTAGTGTGATTTGGAATAACTTTAACATTTCAATACAGCTATTACTCTTAACAGTATGTGTATTGTGGTTTGGAATAACTTTAACATTCCCGGCTAACTTTAACTTTAACATTTCAATACAGTTGTACTCTTAACCGTATAGGTACTGTGATTTGGAATAAGTTTAACATTGTACTCTTAACCGTATCGGTACTGTGATTTGGAATAACTTTAACATTTAAATACAGCTGTACTCTTAACCGTATCGCTACTGTGATTTGGAATAACTTTAACATTACCTGCTgtgatttgaaataataatatgaaatataagtgttacttttaataactttaacattatttgaaataataatatcaaatcacAGCAATATCAAATTCATGTTATCTTCTTAACTTTGACGTTATCTGCTATCTAAAAGTCTTGACCGTATCTGTACTGTGATTTGGAATAACTTTAACATTATGTGCTgtgttttgaaataataatatggaATACAACTGTcacttttaataactttgacattatttgaaataataatatcaaatcagAGCAAAATCAAATTCATGTTATCTTCTTAACTTTGACGTTACCTCtatctaatttttaaattatggtTATAATTTTGGCTCCCTATTACTCGTGCTATTTGTCATtctaaacaaaattatcaatgaTGACATACAAGTGAAATTAGGaggttatattttttaattttgatatcgagtaaaatatggaatatttaattttaattataactatTGTGAAATAATTGATAAACTTATAACACGTAGTCAATCTATTATTTAAATGGTATATTACTTAAAAGAGtttcatttcatattttaaaaatatatacactttAAAGTTTAACATATctgatttttgatataaataaattacaaaacaatAGCAGTGCGCAAATTGCTTgtacatatatttgaatatgataagattatataaattaatttataataattcctTAAATCAATAATTAAGAGATCATATAATAATTACAAACATAGAATAAAATATATGGAATAAGATATATGTTacagatttaaaattgaattataaatatatgatatgcaAAATACAAGAATAGTAAGaatagttataaaattttagctaTATTCTTAAATATTTGACTTCATTTAAtgtaattacatatataaaaacaaatgtttgtaaataaaatataaatcttaatattctcttctttaaattttaaacacaaaattttaaatgagaGATTGATAAAAGAAACCTTAAGCGAGGAAGATGTGTGATTTACCGGCATCAGTATATTCTCTTCAACTAGCATGGACTGGTGGCTGGTTTCATTGTTAGGGGCCGTCATTATATCTTTTAAACACAATTCCTCAACTAAACTGCTCTTCGATAAATCTGGTGCAATAACAATTTTTCATCTACTCTAAATGAAATGTGTATGctaaaaaataaatagcaaatttatattataaagttaacAATATTCAATACAGCCTTTACTCTTAAGTGTATATGTACTgtgatttgaaataattttaacattatGTGCTGCGATTTGAAATAATTGttacttttaataactttaacATTTCAATACAACTGTTACTGTTAACCATATATGTACTGTGATTTGGAATAACTTTAACATTACGTACTAACTACGTGCTAACTTTAACATTTCAATACAGCTGTTACTCTTAACCATATCTGTACTGTGATTTGGAATAACTTTAACATTACCTGCTgtgatttgaaataataatatgaaatataactgttacttttaataactttaacattatttgaaataataatatcgaATCACAGTAATATCAAATTCATGCGTTTATCTTCTTAACTTTGACGTTATTTTTGCTATCTAAAAGTCTTGACCATATATGTACTGTGATTTGCAATAACTTTAACGTTATGTGCTgtgatttgaaataataatatggaATACAACTGTCACTGTTAATAACTTTAACACGTTTATCTTCTTAACTTTGACGTTACCTGCAacctaatttttgaattatggTTATAATTTTGGCTCCCTAGTTTTATATTACACGTGCTATTTGtcattctaaaaaaattatcaatgaTGACGTACCAGTGAGATTAGGAggttatattttgtaattttgatatCAAGTAAAATATGGAATATTTAATATTCATTATAACTATTGTGAAATAATCGAAAAACTTATAACAAATACTAAATCTATTATTTTAAcggtattttataaaataccgTTAAAATAATAGATTTACTATTTGTTATATCttgaccgaaccgaccgaatgttCAGCTAGGAGATCTTGTATGGAAAAAAATCTGACCTTTTAAACTTTTTTGATAAAACCTAAAATTAGAAGGAAAACAATTAAGtgataatattaaaacataaaaataaatgaccaaatatattaatttttatacttttaaaaattttataaactcGCAAACACAaacctaaaatttaaaatatataaaaaaacttaaataacATCACACTCGAAAACAACCAAGTATGTGtaaccaaatttttatatttggtatTTGGTAATGTGTCTTTGGCTAGCACAAATGATTTcccttattaataaaaataaagaatataGATAAGAAATCATCTCAAGCCTGCACCACACATCAAGTCACCTTAATTAAACACATGAAACCTTAATTAAACACATGAACTTATACCACaaaacctgtcataaagataAATTGAAGAActataaaacaaaacataaagtGATCTTGATCTTAAGGGGAAATAAAGGAATTGTCTAACAGCTCTCGAATAAGATACCAGATACATTGTTGCTCAGAAATGAGAACAAGATGCTCAATATATCACACAAACTACATGTTGAGCATAACAAACTAActgaataaaattgaatatatatgaaAAAGACTAATATGCTGCATCTCCCGTAAGCTGCAAACAATCTCAGTCACCAAGATGCTCCAGCTTCTTTAACGTACGTAATTAAGTCTATCCTTCATCTCTTTATCCTGGAGACgtttaatttctttattaagACTATCGATGGCCTTATTCATCTCCACAACCTTGTCTATTACAATATCTCTCTCGCTTATTGCTTCTCTAATCCTTGTCGATCCTTCTTCCCTGTTTGGATTATCTGCAAGACTTGTTAGTCGGTGCAGCCGATCACGAATAAAGCTGACCTCCATGCCCAAGTGCTCAAAACCTTCTAACTGTCTGTCCCAGTCTTTGAGCCTATCAAGTGGGGTGCTTAGGTTGCTGGATCTTATTGAATCAGATACAGCAGTCACCCCTGCAATCATTCCAGCAGCATATATGGAGTTCTCTTTACCTTTCAGATATTGGTGCAGGAGCTTATTCTGGGAACTGCAGAGCTCATAGTACTTGATTCTGAGATGTTCCGGGAGCTTATCATATACATCACAGTCCCGCAGATCAGTTTGAAACTTTTCAAGGTTGAGAGATAAGTTTCTGTCAGTGTCACAGATCAGGAGTGTACTTGTAGTAGGCCTCTCTGCAGGGAGCTGACAACTGGTGCTAACCATTTCTATAGGGTCTTCATTTAAATGAAATGGACATTGATCAGTACgtaataaaaattttacaatatatttattaaactcgTGGAAGGTATGAACCTGTACCTTGTTCGGAAGATGATAAGGTGACTAATGTAACAGCTGCTGCTGCTGGTTCTTCTTCTTCCAGACCTTGTTCTGAAGATGATAAGTTGAGTAAGGTAAGagcttcttcttcatcatcatctttttcttcttctcctccTTCTGCTTCTTCATGATCATTGCCTCTGACAATAATCACCTGCAAAAAAGAATAGAAAATTACTGCAAGAAATTTGAAGTGCTCATTTGAAAGTCATCACAGATGTAATCTGATAAGACATGCTAGGAAGTAGTTAAATGTGAGAAATGAAACACACACAGacagaaatatatataccaGGACATCTCCTGATGGTGGCCATAGAAAGTGTTGGAAACATAAATGGTCTTCACATTTCACCTAAttactttcaaatttttgtatggaatatattatttaactagACTTCTGTACATCAAAATATAGGTGGGATATATTTCACTTGAAATCAAGCTTAAAATTGGTAggtatttttattaacaaataaacaaaGCTCTAGAGCTTCGGCTCTCATTTTTTCGCTTCACGATTTCACTCAAAGTGAAATTGTAAGGAAACAAAAGGAGATGAAACTCTGTGGGAAAAATAGGCAATAGTCTTCTTCTATTTATACCGAAAGATATAAGATATAGTTTTATTGTATTGACTAAAGAgtctattatatttattatcaagTTTTGttcctatataatataaattgtgtTTAGACATCATTATGATGCCATCAATAaaagtttgaaatatattattttagctcCATCACGTTTTCTATTATTATCACAAAGAATACTTTCccatagttaaaataattaaaattgaaggaATAACATATATAAGGATAAAATATAAGGACCAACTATATATACATGAAACTATGGTCTGTGGATAATGATCAGAACATGAACATATACAGTTGAACAGGCTCGTAGATAGCTACATTGCAATTTGTAAGCTGATAAGCTACATTGTTGAGTGCAATTTACCTTGAACTTAAGAGGCATGATCTGTTGAAATATTAGCACATCACCCTTAGATAATTTGTGTGCCTGTACAAATCCCCTCCATCCACCACTAAATGCATGGTTCTTTGTGAGATATGTTACTTGATAAGTTTGACCAGCTTCATCTTCTAAATCAATCTTTTGATCGCACTTTGACAAATATCTTTCACAAAAGTTTGCAGGAAGGCTCTGTCACAAGATAAATAAGCTTTATTCATATGGAAAAATCTTACTAAATACATCGActgtaataaaagaaaaaagaaaaaaataaatatgtgtgCAAGGGCTGAAGaccataccaaccaaaaacttcCCCTAACATGTGTTGACTTCATCAACTTAGTAAAACTAGGAGACCCCTCAAGCAATCCCTGGACAAGCTTTTGAGCTTCTTGCAAAGCAATACTAGAAGTACTACTCGGGTCTCCGGAATGTTTGGTTACTCTGTCCATTCCCCTCTTTCTTTTGCAACTATATATGAAATGTgcataatcaaatattaaatttaaatttaaactcCAACTAGTTAGTTTTACACAAAtattacaaaccaaaatatgaCCGAGCATGAATCAGGACAGACTTATAAATCATAGAGACAAGGTcattatatattgtatttaaGGCAagacacattatatatataataaaaatataataaaaataataattattattattattattataatgatattaattttaattatatatttattctttctgtcaaataataaataaagctAAATTAaggtattaaaatatttttgcaatatatatctttaaaattaaaataacgaATTCATATATAATTCAAGTCTCttgaaaatttgtatcaaaaaaatttaaatttgagtaACCACTTCCCCGCTCTCGGCCTCATCTTAAAATACTCACCTTGTACTTTTAGCATCAGTACCAACATGGACAGCCATATCAGCGGATAATACCTGCATATGGATGATGAAAATATGTTATGctctaaatttgaaattaataagAGTAGTAAGAAGATGaattaagtttaagattaacttttcaaaactatatTACACATAAGATAGACATTATTCAActgaaaaacaagaaaaacaaccGATCAAATAACAAAGATCAAATTATTGTACATGAGAGATTCATAAAAGAAATCTTAAGCGAGGAAGATGTATGATTTACCGGCATCGGTGTATTCTCTTCAATGGGCATGTACTGGTGGCTGGTTTCTTTGTTAGGGGCAGTCATTATATCTTTTAAACACAATTCCTCAGCTAATCTGCTCTTCGATAAATCTGTGCAATAACAATTGTTAATCTACTCTCAATGAAATGTGTATGctaaaaaataaatagcaaatttatattataaagttaacAATATTCAATACAACTGTTACTTTAACATTTCAATACAGTTGTTAGTCTTGACAGTATCTGTACTTTTTTTTGACAGATGACCGTATCTGTACTTATTTGTAATAACTTTAACATTATGTGCTgtgatttgaaataataatatggaATACAACTGTTACTTTTAATAACTTTGAcattatttgaaataataatatcaaatcacAGCAATATCAAATTCATGTTATCTTCTTAACTTTGACGTTATCTGCTATCTAAAAGTCTTGACCGTATCTGTACTGTGATTTGAAATAACTTTAACATTAATGTGCTgtgttttgaaataataatatggaATACAACTGTTACTTTTAATAACTTTGAcattatttgaaataataatatcaaatcagAGCAAAATCAAATTCATGTTATCTTCGTAACTTTGACGTTATCTGCtatctaatttttaaattatggtTATAATTTTGGCTCCCTAGTCTCATATTAGTgctatttttcattttaaacaGAATTATCAATGATGACATACAAGTGAGATTAGGAggttatattttgtaattttgatatCAAGTATAATatggaatatttaattataattataactattGTGAAATAATTGAAAAACTTATAACATGTAGTCAATCtattatttaaatgatataTTACTTAAAAGAGtttcatttcatattttaaaaatatatacactttAACATATctgatttttgatataaataaattacaaaacaatAGCAGTGCGCAAATTGCTTgtacatatatttgaatatgataagattatataaattaatttataataattccttaaatcaataattaagagatcatataataattacaaacatagaataaaatatattgaataaGATATTTGTTacagatttaaaattgaattataaatatatgatatgcaAAATACAAGAATAGTAAGAATAGTATAAAATTTTAGCTATATTCTTACATATTTGACTTTATTTAAtgtaattacatatataaaaacaaatgtttatagtataaaatttttaattcaacgaagtgtaaataaaatataaatcttaatattctcttctttaaattttaaacacaagattttaaatgagaGATTGATAAAAGAAACCTTAAGC of Daucus carota subsp. sativus chromosome 3, DH1 v3.0, whole genome shotgun sequence contains these proteins:
- the LOC108212740 gene encoding B3 domain-containing protein Os01g0234100-like — translated: MTAPNKETSHQYMPIEENTPMPVLSADMAVHVGTDAKSTSCKRKRGMDRVTKHSGDPSSTSSIALQEAQKLVQGLLEGSPSFTKLMKSTHVRGSFWLSLPANFCERYLSKCDQKIDLEDEAGQTYQVTYLTKNHAFSGGWRGFVQAHKLSKGDVLIFQQIMPLKFKVIIVRGNDHEEAEGGEEEKDDDEEEALTLLNLSSSEQGLEEEEPAAAAVTLVTLSSSEQDPIEMVSTSCQLPAERPTTSTLLICDTDRNLSLNLEKFQTDLRDCDVYDKLPEHLRIKYYELCSSQNKLLHQYLKGKENSIYAAGMIAGVTAVSDSIRSSNLSTPLDRLKDWDRQLEGFEHLGMEVSFIRDRLHRLTSLADNPNREEGSTRIREAISERDIVIDKVVEMNKAIDSLNKEIKRLQDKEMKDRLNYVR